The Chryseobacterium nakagawai genome has a segment encoding these proteins:
- a CDS encoding CBASS cGAMP synthase, whose translation MADLHSTFIDFNDCIKLNATKKNQLKTSRNSVRTDIRTYFSNNRDKHTVSFKGQGSYMMNTTIEPLSKEFDIDDGVYIFGKEEDKPSVQTAHNWIYDAIKNRTSSEPLDKNTCVRVIYKNDYHVDLPIYYVFDRKDDQFTFLDEPPLLAHKSKGWIKSDPYKFKIWFDQQARDKPQLKRIVRYLKAWSNKKQQDNNSLKFPSGMIFTILASENYYADTRDDISLLETLKAIQKKIDNNKFFTSYSCYRPTTDTSENLLDKYSASTTKSNFLDALDSFIKSGDQAIELESKKDACSKWQKHLGDRFPCSNITDDESKSSAKKFSQVESILIDNRSA comes from the coding sequence ATGGCTGATTTACATTCTACATTTATTGACTTTAATGACTGTATTAAATTAAATGCTACAAAAAAAAATCAATTAAAAACATCTAGGAATTCTGTAAGAACAGATATCCGTACATATTTTAGTAATAATCGTGATAAGCACACTGTAAGTTTCAAAGGACAAGGTTCATATATGATGAATACTACTATCGAACCATTATCCAAGGAATTTGACATTGATGACGGAGTATATATTTTTGGGAAAGAAGAAGATAAACCTTCTGTACAAACTGCACATAATTGGATTTATGATGCAATCAAAAATAGAACGAGTTCTGAGCCTTTAGATAAAAACACCTGTGTTAGAGTAATATATAAAAACGATTATCATGTTGATTTACCTATCTACTATGTATTTGATAGAAAAGATGATCAGTTCACATTTTTAGATGAGCCACCTTTATTAGCTCATAAATCAAAAGGGTGGATTAAAAGTGACCCATATAAATTTAAAATTTGGTTTGATCAGCAAGCTAGAGACAAACCTCAGTTAAAAAGAATAGTCAGATATCTAAAAGCTTGGTCAAACAAAAAACAACAAGATAATAATTCTTTAAAATTTCCTAGTGGAATGATTTTTACAATTTTGGCTAGCGAAAACTATTATGCTGATACAAGGGATGATATTTCTTTATTGGAAACATTAAAAGCAATTCAGAAAAAAATTGATAACAATAAATTTTTCACCAGTTATTCTTGTTATAGACCAACAACAGATACTTCAGAGAATTTACTTGATAAATATTCTGCGAGTACTACAAAAAGTAACTTTTTAGATGCATTAGATAGTTTCATTAAATCAGGAGATCAAGCTATAGAATTGGAATCAAAAAAAGATGCATGCTCAAAATGGCAAAAGCATTTAGGAGATAGATTCCCATGTTCAAATATTACTGATGATGAATCTAAATCATCAGCTAAAAAATTCAGCCAAGTTGAAAGCATCCTTATTGATAATAGGTCTGCATGA